The nucleotide sequence ATTCAAAAAGCCACTCAAAGTTGACAAACGCAAAGGAACTGCTGGCACTGCTCCCAGAAAGCGATCCCGGTTTGTTTTTGgaaaaactaaatacaaaaaaggAAAGAGGAAAAGGTGTATTGATGCTAGAGGTAGACTCCAACGTGTGACCTCACAGGGAGATCCAGACACCATGTCAAAGCAGGTCGATGTTGGAAAGGAGATGGACTGTGGCGAGTCAGCTTGGGAGTATGAGGGCAACACAAATGACAGCTTTTCAAATGGAAGTAAGTCAACAGATGAAGGATTTAAAGATTTGCCTGAGAGTCACCAAAATCCTATCGTCACTGATGTAAACATATTAGAAACTATGTCGCATGAGTCCTTTTTAAATCAGATGTCGTACAAGGTGAAGAATTTACAAGTAAAAAaatcaagaaagagagagatggtgtaggCGATGAAACTGAATATAACCCAACAAGCAGTTGTCCTGAAGGCTAGGGGTCGACCAAAAGGGAGACCAAAAGGCACAGGGAAAACGTGTGAGTACTGTGGACGCCATTTTGATTTTGTGTCTGTATATACCGTCCATCTACGCACTCATACAGGCGAAAGGCCCTATAAGTGCATTGATTGTGACCAAGACTTTGCCCAGCTATCCAACTTAAAAAGTCATGTCAAGAAACATAACAAGCGCTGTCAGCCTCTGAAGTGTCCTTATTGCAAAATGAAGTTCAGTAATTCAGAGGAATTGCTTGCTCATTGCAAGTGGCACTCGCAGAACCCGAACCAGGACTCAGAGTCTGAAAGTAAAATGAAGGATAACAGAAATGAGGCCACTCATACACCCCTTGTTTCTCTGAAAGAAAGGAGAAAAAGGGGAAAGGGGGGGATACTCAAATGCCACATTTGTGGGAAAGTATTTCCCTTTTGGTCTGGTCTGCAGGTTCATATACGTATGCACACTGGGGAAAAACCATATATCTGTAAAGTATGTGGGAAAGCCTTTAGTAATCGCTCATCAATTCGTATTCATGAGGTGACACACTGGTCCATTAAGCcttacaactgcacatggtgtggaaagagtttcacTCAGTTGTCGTCTGCAAAAAAACATCCCTGCAAGGGTCTGAGGGAGAGTAATGACAGAGGGACCCGGAAGAAGCCTTTCATATCTTTTACATGCCACATCTGCGAAGAGAGATTTGTTCAGAGGCGTCAGTACAAAACCCACCTGAAAACCCATGCTGGTGTGAAGCTCTTTCGCTGTTTATTCTGTGACCAGCTGTTTAGTGTGATGTCAGAATTTGAAGAGCACCACCAATATTGCACCAAAGTTAGGGGGGAGAAGATGACATCCAAATCTGAATTTAGGATTTGGAAACCTAGAGCCCCTAATCAGCAAAGCTCGCAGCAACCAAGTGTCAAGAGTCATTCACCAGTCACCCAATTAGTATTTCCTGCAGCTGCTGATAGTCAACCATTTCAGAACCTTGGACAGAGTTCAGCTTCCTCTGCCTCGTTGCTGAACTGTGAACCTACCCGCAACAAAAACAAAGTGGTCATCTGTCTTCACAAACACATCCCAATAAAGCCATTGCTACAACTCTGCGCCCCTTTCAAACATGCATTATACCCACAAACAATCTCACCCCCCTTGTATCAAAGTTGAACAGTCTAGATCGTAAATCTGACCCGAGGAAGTACTTATGCCCACGTTGTGGAAGACTTTTCAGACACACAGGAAGACTCCGAGCCCACATGCTAACTCATGCCCACAGTCAGAGCTACACCTGTGACTGCTGTGGAAAGACCCTGGAAAGCTGGAAAAAGCTTTGGCTTCACCAGCGAATCCACAGACAGAAACTAGGACGGTTCTCATGTCCAAAGTGTCTCCAAGGTTTCCGCTTCGTTGGGCCCTACAAGCAGCACATGCTGCGAGAACACCCTGAGTACCAGTGGATCGATGAGAGACCAAACAAAACTCTCCAAGGACTTGACCAGCAGCAGTGCCTGCCTTATCAATGTGAGGAGTGTAACACCAGCTTCAGGACACTAGATTTGCTTTTCAATCATCAGCTTTGCCATTCCTCACCAGGTGACCACAGTATGTGGATACAGGACGACTGCTATGATTACTCTCCCTCGACACATGAACATGATGTACCTTCCAACGTGAATGGATTTGACCCTCACATGAACAGTGGCGTAACACACTCCCATCAGGAACTCCACCATACCTACTACCCTTCTCCGCCTCTACAAGCAAACCACCCACGAGGTTCACATCTCCTTCATTACTTTTCCAATCATTCAGACCTACTACATTCACTGTCACCCCTTATACCTGTGCCTCCCCCAATGCAACACCCAGGTTTCCAACCAGGCCTCCAGTTATATGACTCCACCCAGCTGCTCACAAGCCCTCTATCACCACTGTACTCACAGGTAGAGACCATTCCAAACCCTGACAGAAAAGATGGGAATGTAAACAGGAAGCAGAGTAGAATTTATGGGAATGTGACTAAACGTGCTGCTAGAGCCAAGGAGGACAAGGTGACAATGAGAGGTTTGGATTGTGCGGAGTGTGGTGTTCAGTTTCCTGCTGTCTCACAACTCTATGAGCATTATTTGCAGCATGCAAGGGGAGAGGTGTAAGAAGTGAAAATGAGGGACCTTTTTCTAACACAAAGGCACGTtatcctcccatctctttctcagAGGTTTATCAGTTTAGAAATGGCTTATAGGTCAACTAACAAAAGCGGCATTTTTAACACATAAGGGGTTGTTGTGTTTGAGTGAATATTCTGTTGAATGGAGATTGTTACTCTGGTTGCTTGTTGGTCATTAGGGAAGCTGATTACTTTAGGTTGTTATTTGATTTACTTACACTATGATCAATTTTAAGTTTGTCAgtattttatttttctttgtCTGGTGTCCTTTAATCTGAAAAAATGGTCAGTGCTTTTATACATTTGAGTAGCTGTAGCAGGTTTTGAGACGAGGACAGATCATGGCCTAATCTATTTTTCAATGGAAGTTTGAGTGTAAATTACTATGCTTGATCATGGAACATTGTCATACCTCTTTTTGTCATTGTTAACCTCTTACTGTCAGACTCTGATTCTCAACTGATGAAAAATAATGTTGTAATTTAGCCTGCCAATACAAGTGATtaacatacatttttattttgtccATTTATTTAAAAGAAAATTAGAAACCTCATATTTTGCAAGTTAGTCATTTATTCTATGTTTAAGTGTTGATTTGTAACTTATGCAAGAAAAATATTTTCACTGCCAATACTCTAGTTGTGTTACCTAATAGGCCTACATTCCCTCATGTTTACAGAAAGTTATTTTGTTTAGAAAAGCAGTACTTGTTCTGTTGCTGATGAACTGACAGctgtttacatactgtatattttaatTTCTAGTTCCACTCAGTTATTGTGTCAGATAAAAATAAAAGCCACCTTTCTAATGTTGTGCTTATTTAATTTCAGATATATAGCCTAGCACAAGTACATATGTAGGCCAACTGGACACATGTCATGTGGGATTCACTTTCTGGTTATAATTATTTTGTTGTAGAATGCCCTTTTGAAGGCACTGTTCTCATGGAAGTATTGAATGGTAATGTCGTTTGCTCACTGTGGAGAACAAACTAACTTTCCCCAGATGATGGGAGTCAATGTAAGATTTAACATTTTTCAAGAGTTTAACTTTGAAATCAGATTGATGTGTTATGGACTACATTTTAATTTGAAGACATATGTGA is from Oncorhynchus gorbuscha isolate QuinsamMale2020 ecotype Even-year linkage group LG19, OgorEven_v1.0, whole genome shotgun sequence and encodes:
- the si:dkeyp-84f3.9 gene encoding zinc finger protein 782 isoform X2, with translation MKLNITQQAVVLKARGRPKGRPKGTGKTCEYCGRHFDFVSVYTVHLRTHTGERPYKCIDCDQDFAQLSNLKSHVKKHNKRCQPLKCPYCKMKFSNSEELLAHCKWHSQNPNQDSESESKMKDNRNEATHTPLVSLKERRKRGKGGILKCHICGKVFPFWSGLQVHIRMHTGEKPYICKVCGKAFSNRSSIRIHEVTHWSIKPYNCTWCGKSFTQLSSAKKHPCKGLRESNDRGTRKKPFISFTCHICEERFVQRRQYKTHLKTHAGVKLFRCLFCDQLFSVMSEFEEHHQYCTKVRGEKMTSKSEFRIWKPRAPNQQSSQQPSVKSHSPVTQLVFPAAADSQPFQNLGQSSASSASLLNCEPTRNKNKVVICLHKHIPIKPLLQLCAPFKHALYPQTISPPLYQS